The Raphanus sativus cultivar WK10039 chromosome 2, ASM80110v3, whole genome shotgun sequence genome includes a region encoding these proteins:
- the LOC108840120 gene encoding adenylate isopentenyltransferase 5, chloroplastic-like — protein MKPCMTALRQAIPPLLNFNEISTGLNMVDVPFFRRKDKVVFVMGATGTGKSRLAIDLATRFPAEIVNSDKIQVYKGLDIVTNKVTPDESQGVPHHLLGTVENTHDDFTAEDFQREAIRAVKSIVERDRVPIIAGGSNSYIEALVNNCVDFRLRYNCCFLWVDVDKPVLHSFVSERVDKMVEMGLVDEVRRIFDPSSSDYSSGIRKAIGFPELDEFLRAELLNYPAQTTEKLLETAIKKIKDSNCTLASRQYQKIQRLYKQWKWNMHRLDATEVFLWRGEEADDAWENMVARPSALAVDRFLNYSEDHHLDGADILLPNISVVPPLLAAVVAISR, from the coding sequence ACCATTGTTGAACTTCAACGAGATATCCACCGGTCTAAACATGGTCGACGTTCCCTTTTTCCGGCGTAAAGACAAGGTGGTTTTCGTCATGGGAGCCACCGGAACCGGTAAATCCCGTCTGGCCATCGACCTTGCCACTCGTTTTCCGGCGGAGATTGTAAACTCCGACAAGATCCAAGTCTACAAAGGTCTTGACATAGTGACAAACAAAGTCACTCCGGATGAAAGCCAAGGCGTCCCTCACCACCTCCTTGGCACCGTGGAAAACACTCACGACGATTTCACGGCGGAGGATTTTCAGCGGGAAGCAATCAGAGCCGTTAAATCAATCGTGGAGAGAGACCGTGTACCGATCATAGCCGGCGGTTCTAATTCTTACATAGAGGCTTTGGTCAACAACTGCGTTGACTTCCGGTTAAGGTACAATTGTTGCTTCTTGTGGGTTGATGTCGATAAACCGGTTTTACACTCGTTTGTCTCGGAGCGAGTTGATAAAATGGTTGAGATGGGACTCGTCGACGAGGTTCGCCGCATCTTCGATCCCTCGTCCTCGGATTACTCCTCCGGAATCCGTAAAGCGATCGGATTTCCTGAGCTAGACGAGTTTCTCCGAGCAGAGCTGCTAAATTATCCGGCGCAGACAACGGAGAAGCTTCTTGAGACGGCGATCAAGAAAATAAAGGATAGCAATTGTACGCTTGCGTCTCGCCAGTATCAGAAGATTCAGAGGCTTTACAAGCAGTGGAAGTGGAATATGCACCGCCTAGACGCGACGGAGGTTTTTCTCTGGCGAGGAGAAGAAGCTGACGATGCTTGGGAGAACATGGTGGCTCGCCCTAGCGCACTCGCCGTCGACCGGTTCCTTAATTACAGCGAAGATCACCATTTAGACGGTGCTGATATTCTCTTACCGAATATCTCCGTCGTTCCGCCGCTTCTAGCTGCCGTGGTAGCGATTTCGCGGTAA